From a region of the Streptomyces tirandamycinicus genome:
- a CDS encoding glycosyltransferase 87 family protein: MTGTGRSATAGPAGSGLLTAGAVAAFALTRTLLLLWVLKVLPVRGPDVTSDVAVIYQGWYEVLRTGTYPLDDVTWQYPPAAALAILSPGLVPSLDYVHAFFALALVCDAAVLGLLLYTGRRPGKSVRGAWFWIAGLPLLGPTAYARYDLMVTAVAVAALLAAARRPGVAGALAGFGAMLKVWPVLLLAGVRQGRAWAAAAVTGAALLLVLTASMPGALAFLGFQRDRGTEVESLGALVFHVARHFGWEGQVLLNYGSVEFLGPYVPLVSGVALGLTAAVFGWLAVWRLRAAEFSAATPADAAFTAVLLFTTTSRVISPQYLVWLLGLAAVCLAFRRSRMAAPGLLVLAATGLTFLEFPIWFDKVVASDPLGVAVLAARNGLLVAAALLACRRLWTGTVPPGRRRGGRALPARSGRDRASVGP, translated from the coding sequence ATGACAGGCACAGGGCGTTCCGCGACGGCGGGGCCCGCCGGGTCCGGGCTCCTGACGGCCGGGGCCGTCGCGGCCTTCGCGCTCACCAGGACGCTGCTGCTGCTCTGGGTCCTGAAGGTCCTCCCCGTCCGCGGCCCCGACGTGACCAGCGATGTCGCCGTGATCTACCAGGGCTGGTACGAGGTGCTGCGGACCGGCACCTATCCGCTGGACGACGTCACCTGGCAGTACCCGCCCGCGGCCGCCCTGGCGATCCTCTCCCCCGGCCTGGTGCCGTCACTCGACTACGTCCACGCGTTCTTCGCCCTGGCCCTGGTGTGCGACGCGGCGGTCCTGGGGCTGCTGCTGTACACGGGGCGACGGCCCGGGAAGTCGGTGCGGGGCGCCTGGTTCTGGATCGCGGGGCTGCCGCTGCTGGGTCCGACGGCGTACGCCCGGTACGACCTGATGGTGACGGCGGTCGCGGTGGCCGCGCTCCTCGCCGCCGCCCGCCGTCCCGGTGTCGCCGGGGCGCTGGCCGGGTTCGGCGCGATGCTGAAGGTGTGGCCGGTGCTGCTGCTGGCCGGGGTGCGGCAGGGCCGCGCGTGGGCCGCGGCGGCGGTGACGGGAGCCGCCCTGCTGCTGGTCCTCACGGCGTCGATGCCGGGGGCGCTGGCCTTCCTCGGCTTCCAGCGGGACCGGGGCACCGAGGTCGAGTCGCTGGGCGCGCTGGTCTTCCACGTCGCACGGCACTTCGGCTGGGAGGGGCAGGTGCTGCTGAACTACGGCTCGGTCGAGTTCCTCGGCCCGTACGTCCCCCTGGTCAGCGGCGTGGCACTCGGTCTCACCGCGGCCGTCTTCGGCTGGCTGGCCGTGTGGCGGCTGCGGGCGGCGGAGTTCTCCGCCGCCACCCCCGCGGACGCGGCGTTCACGGCCGTGCTGCTGTTCACCACCACGAGCCGGGTGATCAGCCCCCAGTACCTGGTCTGGCTGCTGGGACTGGCCGCGGTCTGCCTGGCCTTCCGGCGGAGCCGGATGGCCGCACCGGGCCTGCTGGTGCTGGCCGCCACCGGGCTCACCTTCCTGGAGTTCCCGATCTGGTTCGACAAGGTGGTCGCGAGCGACCCCCTGGGGGTCGCGGTCCTGGCGGCCCGCAACGGACTCCTGGTGGCTGCCGCGCTGCTGGCGTGCCGCCGCCTGTGGACGGGGACGGTCCCGCCGGGCCGGCGGCGGGGCGGCCGGGCACTCCCGGCCCGGTCCGGCCGCGACCGGGCTTCGGTCGGGCCCTGA